In Mytilus trossulus isolate FHL-02 unplaced genomic scaffold, PNRI_Mtr1.1.1.hap1 h1tg001046l__unscaffolded, whole genome shotgun sequence, a single window of DNA contains:
- the LOC134703454 gene encoding LOW QUALITY PROTEIN: cytochrome c oxidase subunit 2-like (The sequence of the model RefSeq protein was modified relative to this genomic sequence to represent the inferred CDS: substituted 3 bases at 3 genomic stop codons) codes for MSFYGSRYFGDIVHGELGKDLFRYHGFVMIVAVAVLVFVIYIGCVILLTKFSYRHFLNRQRLEFXWTIVPMLMLVGLWFPSIINLYYIEEVKRPRXNFKAIGKQWYXSYEFCRNLDTPSSRESAERISCYTIDSYIEDQQETFRKGGYRLLDVDNRMVAPADVQITAFVRRSDVLHSFALPKLLIKVDAIPGRINRLPIKASQCRIIYGQCSEICGVNHRFIPIVIEFIPEKYFVIWLEALN; via the coding sequence atgtctttttacGGGAGTCGATATTTTGGTGATATTGTCCATGGGGAACTAGGGAAAGACCTGTTCCGGTACCATGGTTTTGTGATGATAGTAGCAGTGGCTGTGTtggtctttgttatatatataggatGCGTAATCCTTCTTACTAAATTTTCTTATCGCCATTTCTTGAACCGTCAACGATTAGAATTTTGATGGACTATTGTGCCAATGTTGATGTTAGTAGGGTTGTGGTTTCCTTCTATAATTAACCTATATTATATAGAAGAAGTAAAACGGCCCCGGTGAAATTTTAAGGCGATTGGGAAACAATGGTACTGATCTTACGAATTTTGTCGCAATTTAGACACTCCAAGCTCTAGAGAAAGCGCTGAAAGAATTTCGTGTTATACAATTGATTCTTACATAGAAGACCAGCAGGAGACATTTAGAAAAGGAGGGTATCGTTTGTTGGATGTTGATAACCGGATGGTGGCTCCAGCAGATGTGCAAATAACTGCTTTTGTAAGAAGGTCTGATGTGCTCCATTCGTTTGCACTCCCTAAGTTACTAATTAAAGTAGATGCCATCCCAGGTCGAATTAATCGGCTTCCTATAAAAGCTTCCCAGTGTAGAATTATTTACGGGCAGTGTTCTGAAATTTGCGGGGTTAACCATAGATTTATACCGATTGTGATTGAGTTTATTCCtgagaaatattttgtcatatggTTGGAAGctcttaactaa